A single window of Bombyx mori chromosome 17, ASM3026992v2 DNA harbors:
- the Y-d gene encoding yellow-d isoform X1 codes for MVPRLQRYGACNALFRQYDPQLLDAFKLEMSYGIERFFLLSYCLACCWPGLGAKNNLRVVRQWAELEFVFPNEEARSYALEKRFYVPGSSVPIDVDVQHRSGKKSRIFVTIPRFDEGRPVTFGTVDDEGRIVAYPDYSWHENQGQNCGGLTSVFRVAIDECNRLWIMDAGKIGDTQYCPPQVLAFDLATDRLVYRHVVNISSYTSPSLFITPVVDVRPEFPGDCANTFVYVADVSGFGLLVLDVANDRSWRVTNKYFFPYPSRGTFTIDGESFDLMDGVLGMALSPYRTGRDRFLYFHSLASTTENVVKTEVIRNNSYLVDPTVDPQAIAEFPEERTSQSAAEAMDRNGIMYFGLMNPPSIWCWNSATEFSPKNFYKIAVDKETLQFASGLKVVNNIKGEQELWILTSSFQRVMTGSISSDRINFRIHAEKIPIILADSPCTNPPKDRHPGYHANIIVRNGHIRGTYKYGAVSFL; via the exons ATGGTTCCAAGACTGCAAAGATACGGTGCTTGTAATGCACTCTTCCGTCAATATG ATCCTCAGCTGTTGGATGCTTTTAAACTGGAAATGTCGTACGGAATCGAGCGATTTTTTCTATTGTCATATTGTTTGGCGTGCTGTTGGCCCGGTCTCGGAGCGAAGAATAATCTCCGCGTGGTGAGGCAATGGGCGGAACTGGAGTTCGTGTTTCCGAACGAAGAAGCCCGGTCATATGCATTAGAGAAACGATTTTACGTACCTGGGTCCTCGGTGCCGATTGATGTCGATGTGCAACATAGGTCAG GTAAAAAATCGCGGATATTTGTGACAATACCTCGTTTTGACGAAGGACGTCCTGTGACATTTGGAACTGTAGACGACGAGGGACGTATCGTTGCCTATCCGGATTATTCTTGGCACGAAAACCAGGGGCAAAACTGCGGAGGACTAACTTCTGTGTTTAGAGTTGCG attGATGAATGCAATCGTCTCTGGATAATGGACGCCGGCAAGATTGGAGATACACAATATTGTCCACCTCAGGTCTTAGCGTTTGACCTGGCCACAGATCGACTTGTGTATCGGCATGTCGTCAACATATCAAGTTACACTTCACCCTCTTTATTTATTACACCC GTGGTCGATGTAAGACCTGAGTTCCCGGGAGATTGCGCTAACACATTCGTATACGTCGCCGACGTGTCTGGATTTGGACTACTAGTCTTAGATGTGGCTAACGATCGCTCATGGAGGGTGACCAACAAATATTTCTTCCCCTATCCTTCTCGAGGCACATTTACTATTGACG gagAATCTTTTGATTTGATGGATGGAGTTCTTGGTATGGCTCTGTCTCCATATCGCACAGGACGTGACCGTTTTCTCTACTTCCATTCTCTAGCATCTACAACAGAAAACGTAGTTAAAACTGAAGTGATAAGAAATAATTCGTACCTTGTTGACCCTACAGTTGATCCACAAGCTATCGCC GAATTTCCGGAAGAGCGTACTTCGCAATCAGCAGCGGAAGCTATGGATCGAAACGGCATTATGTACTTTGGGCTCATGAACCCTCCCAGTATCTGGTGCTGGAATTCAGCAACGGAATTTTCTCCCAAGAACTTTTACAAGATCGCTGTTGACAAAGAAACCCTGCAATTTGCTAGTGGGCTAAAAGTGGTGAATAATATCAAAGGGGAGCAAGAATTGTGGATTCTCACGTCCAGTTTTCAACGAGTAATGACAGGCTCCATTTCCTCCGACAGAATAAACTTTAGGATCCACGCTGAAAAGATTCCCATTATCCTGGCCGATTCTCCCTGTACTAATCCCCCAAAGGATCGGCACCCTGGTTACCATGCAAATATTATCGTTCGCAATGGTCACATTCGTGGTACCTACAAGTATGGCGCTGTATCATTTCTGTAG
- the LOC101738301 gene encoding uncharacterized protein LOC101738301 isoform X1 translates to MPPKKMPNSEERDARAASPPHAPSSDAPPASVCFRPEDITMLIDTLQRTQLDAFRELLDSVRQSATPTFDHRPANNFSRCKSVFSGRADESVEGFIDAIESYRDAANVPDDVAVKGISMLLTHTAATWWQGIKHQVSTWEDVISNLRSAFGDRRPPHRIYVDLFADGQQPMEKTDLFVARARALLAKLPRGDLCEKVELDMIYGLLHNKIRKRLRREEITSFNVLLQKARSIEDSTKEAHTSNAVAETSKGAAAAARARLEPPRPATQRVPTAAVEVSPRQRSSGDNADATPTAEKPEKRRYCVYCKSYGHTRDQCRKLLLKQTANDSNDNVVSKVNNIKCYGCGASGVIRSNCSKCSSNFSAVDFIQIPRTRSRSTTTAETSAVGKSSAQVSNLASLPMVFTGAVPDLCLSSSVHTERPNYVNSSLHTAQPSLVSRNNVSTPSVNNNFARKCNVNSSHKRVDKQIISNLPRSDDTPLFTYLSRPVKQGECFNRTHVPSELKSVSPREFCVNQCVVNNRHKWKTKRSRQYLSRGPSPSRATMIFSGQNQEFYNKSRVNKKISGQNQEFDNKSRETKNFSGHNLESCAPVKGTTNFNCDSFVTFSSVTSSQNGNARRPILGIEILGIRGRGLIDTAAKRTVAGSSLYALLQQHNQSFVSSSIRVKLADGSIQTRQMLSTTLDVKLLPGKVIPMEFVVFPDAQDNDTLLGVDFLVAAGLAIDFHTSTWRYHGSERVFPLEFEYPSDLTPCSAADFLREDEGTMLCPPER, encoded by the coding sequence ATGCCGCCAAAGAAGATGCCGAATTCCGAGGAGCGCGACGCGAGAGCCGCGTCGCCGCCCCACGCGCCGTCGAGTGACGCGCCGCCCGCCAGTGTTTGCTTCCGCCCGGAAGACATCACGATGCTGATCGACACCCTTCAACGAACGCAGCTAGACGCGTTCCGGGAGCTGTTAGATAGCGTCAGGCAGTCGGCGACTCCTACATTTGACCATCGGCCCGCCAACAACTTCAGCCGCTGTAAATCTGTATTCAGCGGACGCGCAGACGAGTCAGTAGAAGGTTTTATCGACGCAATAGAATCGTACAGAGACGCCGCCAATGTTCCCGATGACGTAGCCGTAAAAGGCATCTCCATGTTACTTACACACACCGCCGCTACCTGGTGGCAGGGTATCAAGCATCAAGTTTCTACATGGGAAGACGTCATCTCAAATCTACGAAGTGCTTTTGGTGATCGCCGCCCACCCCACAGAATTTATGTCGACCTATTCGCAGACGGCCAGCAGCCTATGGAGAAAACCGACCTGTTTGTCGCCAGGGCTCGAGCACTCCTCGCGAAGCTACCTCGAGGCGACCTATGTGAAAAAGTGGAGCTCGATATGATATACGGATTACTGCATAATAAAATTCGTAAACGCCTTCGTAGAGAGGAAATCACCAGTTTTAATGTTCTCCTGCAAAAAGCACGAAGTATTGAGGATTCTACGAAAGAAGCGCATACTTCAAACGCCGTCGCAGAgacatcaaagggtgccgccgccgccgcccgcgcTCGACTCGAGCCGCCGCGGCCTGCAACGCAGCGTGTACCTACGGCCGCTGTAGAAGTTTCCCCGCGCCAACGTTCGTCAGGCGATAACGCCGACGCCACTCCGACCGCCGAAAAACCCGAGAAACGTCGATactgtgtttattgtaaaagttaCGGTCATACGCGTGATCAGTGtcgtaaattgttattaaaacaaaccgCGAATGACAGTAACGATAACGTAGttagtaaagtaaataatattaaatgttacggTTGCGGCGCGAGCGGAGTCATACGTTCTAATTGTTCCAAATGTAGTTCAAATTTTAGCGCGgtcgattttattcaaataccgCGAACGCGATCGCGAAGTACAACGACCGCTGAGACATCAGCTGTTGGTAAGTCGTCCGCCCAGGTGAGTAATTTGGCAAGTTTACCTATGGTTTTTACTGGGGCTGTACCTGACTTGTGTTTATCCAGTAGTGTTCATACTGAGCGCCCAAATTATGTTAATTCATCGCTACACACTGCTCAGCCAAGTTTGGTATCACGTAATAATGTAAGTACACCCtccgtaaataataattttgcccgtaaatgtaatgtaaactcgTCCCATAAACGTGttgataaacaaattatttcaaatttgccGCGTTCCGACGATACGCCTTTGTTTACATACTTATCTCGTCCTGTTAAGCAGGGGGAGTGTTTTAACCGCACTCATGTACCTAGCGAATTGAAATCAGTATCTCCTAGGGAATTTTGTGTTAATCAGTGCGTCGTAAATAATAGACATAAATGGAAAACGAAACGTTCTCGTCAGTACCTGTCACGTGGTCCGTCACCGAGTAGGGCGACTATGATTTTTTCAGGACAAAACcaggaattttataataaaagtagGGTGAACAAAAAAATTTCAGGACAAAACCAGGAATTCGATAATAAAAGTAGGGAGACCAAAAATTTTTCAGGACACAACCTGGAAAGTTGTGCACCGGTTAAAGGGaccacaaattttaattgtgatagTTTTGTCACCTTTTCGTCTGTAACTTCTTCGCAAAATGGCAACGCGCGACGACCTATTTTAGGTATAGAGATTTTAGGAATCCGAGGTAGGGGTTTAATCGACACCGCAGCCAAGCGAACTGTTGCCGGTTCTTCACTCTACGCCCTACTGCAACAGCATAATCAGTCTTTTGTGTCTAGTTCTATACGTGTTAAGCTTGCCGATGGTTCAATTCAAACGCGACAAATGTTGTCAACGACACTTGATGTAAAATTATTACCGGGTAAAGTTATTCCCATGGAATTTGTCGTATTTCCGGACGCCCAGGATAATGACACATTATTGGGTGTAGACTTTTTAGTAGCAGCTGGTTTAGCCATCGACTTCCATACTTCGACATGGCGCTACCATGGTTCTGAACGAGTTTTTCCATTGGAGTTCGAGTACCCCAGTGACCTCACGCCTTGTTCTGCTGCTGATTTCTTAAGAGAAGACGAGGGAACTATGCTGTGTCCTCCAGAGCGTTAA
- the Y-d gene encoding yellow-d precursor (The RefSeq protein has 1 substitution compared to this genomic sequence), which translates to MSYGIERFFLLSYCLACCWPGLGAKNNLRVVRQWAELEFVFPNEEARSYALEKRFYVPGSSVPIDVDVQHRSGKKSRIFVTIPRFDEGRPVTFGTVDDEGRIVAYPDYSWHENQGQNCGGLTSVFRVAIDECNRLWIMDAGKIGDTQYCPPQVLAFDLATDRLVYRHVVNISSYTSPSLFITPVVDVRPEFPGDCANTFVYVADVSGFGLLVLDVANDRSWRVTNKYFFPYPSRGTFTIDGESFDLMDGVLGMALSPYRTGRDRFLYFHSLASTTENVVKTEVIRNNSYLVDPTVDPQAIAEFPEERTSQSAAEAMDRNGIMYFGLMNPPSIWCWNSATGFSPKNFYKIAVDKETLQFASGLKVVNNIKGEQELWILTSSFQRVMTGSISSDRINFRIHAEKIPIILADSPCTNPPKDRHPGYHANIIVRNGHIRGTYKYGAVSFL; encoded by the exons ATGTCGTACGGAATCGAGCGATTTTTTCTATTGTCATATTGTTTGGCGTGCTGTTGGCCCGGTCTCGGAGCGAAGAATAATCTCCGCGTGGTGAGGCAATGGGCGGAACTGGAGTTCGTGTTTCCGAACGAAGAAGCCCGGTCATATGCATTAGAGAAACGATTTTACGTACCTGGGTCCTCGGTGCCGATTGATGTCGATGTGCAACATAGGTCAG GTAAAAAATCGCGGATATTTGTGACAATACCTCGTTTTGACGAAGGACGTCCTGTGACATTTGGAACTGTAGACGACGAGGGACGTATCGTTGCCTATCCGGATTATTCTTGGCACGAAAACCAGGGGCAAAACTGCGGAGGACTAACTTCTGTGTTTAGAGTTGCG attGATGAATGCAATCGTCTCTGGATAATGGACGCCGGCAAGATTGGAGATACACAATATTGTCCACCTCAGGTCTTAGCGTTTGACCTGGCCACAGATCGACTTGTGTATCGGCATGTCGTCAACATATCAAGTTACACTTCACCCTCTTTATTTATTACACCC GTGGTCGATGTAAGACCTGAGTTCCCGGGAGATTGCGCTAACACATTCGTATACGTCGCCGACGTGTCTGGATTTGGACTACTAGTCTTAGATGTGGCTAACGATCGCTCATGGAGGGTGACCAACAAATATTTCTTCCCCTATCCTTCTCGAGGCACATTTACTATTGACG gagAATCTTTTGATTTGATGGATGGAGTTCTTGGTATGGCTCTGTCTCCATATCGCACAGGACGTGACCGTTTTCTCTACTTCCATTCTCTAGCATCTACAACAGAAAACGTAGTTAAAACTGAAGTGATAAGAAATAATTCGTACCTTGTTGACCCTACAGTTGATCCACAAGCTATCGCC GAATTTCCGGAAGAGCGTACTTCGCAATCAGCAGCGGAAGCTATGGATCGAAACGGCATTATGTACTTTGGGCTCATGAACCCTCCCAGTATCTGGTGCTGGAATTCAGCAACGGAATTTTCTCCCAAGAACTTTTACAAGATCGCTGTTGACAAAGAAACCCTGCAATTTGCTAGTGGGCTAAAAGTGGTGAATAATATCAAAGGGGAGCAAGAATTGTGGATTCTCACGTCCAGTTTTCAACGAGTAATGACAGGCTCCATTTCCTCCGACAGAATAAACTTTAGGATCCACGCTGAAAAGATTCCCATTATCCTGGCCGATTCTCCCTGTACTAATCCCCCAAAGGATCGGCACCCTGGTTACCATGCAAATATTATCGTTCGCAATGGTCACATTCGTGGTACCTACAAGTATGGCGCTGTATCATTTCTGTAG
- the LOC101738301 gene encoding ATP synthase subunit O, mitochondrial isoform X2 — protein MSCIFRRFMCTVGLAKKPPIPVFGVEGRYVSALYSAAAQKNQLDDVEKHLQILNKELLKPKMIDFIETCVINSAAKAKMLKQVANEAGMPDTAINFLELVAENGRLKLLRKMINKFLAVMVAHRNEALCEVITAQPLDDSTRKILMDALKKFVKEGKNIQLTEKVDPSIMGGMIVGIEDKHIDMSIARKIQMYTDILKQSV, from the exons ATGTCCTGCATTTTTAGAAGATTCATGTGTACCGTTGGACTCGCTAAAAAGCCGCCAATACCAGTATTTG gTGTTGAAGGGCGGTATGTATCAGCACTCTATAGTGCGGCTGCACAAAAAAATCAATTGGATGACGTTGAAAAACATTTGCAAATTTTGAATAAAGAACTTTTGAAACCAAAAATGATTGATTTCATCGAAACCTGTGTAATTAATTCTGCAGCGAAGGCAAAGATGTTGAAACAGGTTGCAAATGAAGCTg GAATGCCAGACACCGCCATAAACTTTCTAGAGCTTGTAGCTGAAAATGGACGTTTAAAGCTTTTGAGAAAAATGATCAACAAGTTTCTTGCTGTTATGGTAGCGCACAGAAATGAGGCATTATGTGAAGTAATAACTGCACAACCACTTGATGATAGTACCAGAAAAATCCTTATGGATGCCCTTAAAAAGTTCGTAAAGGAAGGCAAGAATATACAATTGACAGAGAAAGTGGATCCATCTATTATGGGAGGCATGATCGTGGGAATTGAAGATAAACACATAGACATGAGTATAGCGAGAAAAATTCAAATGTACACTGATATTCTGAAACAGTCTGTTTAA
- the Y-d gene encoding yellow-d isoform X2 yields the protein MSYGIERFFLLSYCLACCWPGLGAKNNLRVVRQWAELEFVFPNEEARSYALEKRFYVPGSSVPIDVDVQHRSGKKSRIFVTIPRFDEGRPVTFGTVDDEGRIVAYPDYSWHENQGQNCGGLTSVFRVAIDECNRLWIMDAGKIGDTQYCPPQVLAFDLATDRLVYRHVVNISSYTSPSLFITPVVDVRPEFPGDCANTFVYVADVSGFGLLVLDVANDRSWRVTNKYFFPYPSRGTFTIDGESFDLMDGVLGMALSPYRTGRDRFLYFHSLASTTENVVKTEVIRNNSYLVDPTVDPQAIAEFPEERTSQSAAEAMDRNGIMYFGLMNPPSIWCWNSATEFSPKNFYKIAVDKETLQFASGLKVVNNIKGEQELWILTSSFQRVMTGSISSDRINFRIHAEKIPIILADSPCTNPPKDRHPGYHANIIVRNGHIRGTYKYGAVSFL from the exons ATGTCGTACGGAATCGAGCGATTTTTTCTATTGTCATATTGTTTGGCGTGCTGTTGGCCCGGTCTCGGAGCGAAGAATAATCTCCGCGTGGTGAGGCAATGGGCGGAACTGGAGTTCGTGTTTCCGAACGAAGAAGCCCGGTCATATGCATTAGAGAAACGATTTTACGTACCTGGGTCCTCGGTGCCGATTGATGTCGATGTGCAACATAGGTCAG GTAAAAAATCGCGGATATTTGTGACAATACCTCGTTTTGACGAAGGACGTCCTGTGACATTTGGAACTGTAGACGACGAGGGACGTATCGTTGCCTATCCGGATTATTCTTGGCACGAAAACCAGGGGCAAAACTGCGGAGGACTAACTTCTGTGTTTAGAGTTGCG attGATGAATGCAATCGTCTCTGGATAATGGACGCCGGCAAGATTGGAGATACACAATATTGTCCACCTCAGGTCTTAGCGTTTGACCTGGCCACAGATCGACTTGTGTATCGGCATGTCGTCAACATATCAAGTTACACTTCACCCTCTTTATTTATTACACCC GTGGTCGATGTAAGACCTGAGTTCCCGGGAGATTGCGCTAACACATTCGTATACGTCGCCGACGTGTCTGGATTTGGACTACTAGTCTTAGATGTGGCTAACGATCGCTCATGGAGGGTGACCAACAAATATTTCTTCCCCTATCCTTCTCGAGGCACATTTACTATTGACG gagAATCTTTTGATTTGATGGATGGAGTTCTTGGTATGGCTCTGTCTCCATATCGCACAGGACGTGACCGTTTTCTCTACTTCCATTCTCTAGCATCTACAACAGAAAACGTAGTTAAAACTGAAGTGATAAGAAATAATTCGTACCTTGTTGACCCTACAGTTGATCCACAAGCTATCGCC GAATTTCCGGAAGAGCGTACTTCGCAATCAGCAGCGGAAGCTATGGATCGAAACGGCATTATGTACTTTGGGCTCATGAACCCTCCCAGTATCTGGTGCTGGAATTCAGCAACGGAATTTTCTCCCAAGAACTTTTACAAGATCGCTGTTGACAAAGAAACCCTGCAATTTGCTAGTGGGCTAAAAGTGGTGAATAATATCAAAGGGGAGCAAGAATTGTGGATTCTCACGTCCAGTTTTCAACGAGTAATGACAGGCTCCATTTCCTCCGACAGAATAAACTTTAGGATCCACGCTGAAAAGATTCCCATTATCCTGGCCGATTCTCCCTGTACTAATCCCCCAAAGGATCGGCACCCTGGTTACCATGCAAATATTATCGTTCGCAATGGTCACATTCGTGGTACCTACAAGTATGGCGCTGTATCATTTCTGTAG